A section of the Microbulbifer pacificus genome encodes:
- the fadB gene encoding fatty acid oxidation complex subunit alpha FadB — MLFSGKALSVQMLENGIAELKFDLEGESVNKFNRLTVAEFSGALDAIEKAGDIKGLLLTSGKSVFIVGADITEFGGAFSAGAEGIADLMNKNNENINRLEDLPFPTAVAINGYALGGGFEVCLGCDFRVMGEQAKVGLPEVKLGLIPGWGGTVRLPRVVGVDVAAEWIAAGKEQRPDAALTAHAVDAVVPTEKLKDAALKLLGRAISGELDYTARREVKKSPIPLNDTEALMAFFTTKAFVGQQAGRNYPSPVNAVTSIEQGYKLGRDEALKIEQQQFIASAQTETAKSLVGLFLRDQMIGKVAKSWEKKADKKIERAAVLGAGIMGGGIAYQSAYKGTAIKMKDINQAGIDLGLKEASKLLSNMVERGRMGAREMGEVLNRIEPTLSYDGFDNVDVVVEAVVENPKVKHAVLKEVESKVSEDTVIASNTSTISIDTLAEPLSRPENFLGMHFFNPVHKMPLVEVIRGEKTSEKAVARVVAYANKMGKKAIVVRDCPGFLVNRVLFPYFAGFAMLVRDGADFQQVDKVMERWGWPMGPAYLMDVVGIDTGVHAEKVMAEGFPERMGKTFTAASDVMYEAGRYGQKNGKGFYVYEEDKKGRPKKVASEETYELLKPHVADRREFENDEIVARMMVPMATELARCLEEGIVDSPAEADMALIYGIGFPPFRGGIFAWLDSIGLDNFVKMADQYSDLGELYKPTEGMREMAANGKTYYGDK, encoded by the coding sequence ATGTTATTTAGTGGCAAAGCGCTATCCGTGCAAATGCTGGAAAACGGCATCGCGGAACTGAAATTCGATCTGGAAGGCGAGTCCGTCAACAAGTTCAATCGTCTTACCGTGGCGGAATTTTCCGGCGCACTGGATGCGATTGAAAAGGCTGGCGACATCAAAGGCCTGCTGCTGACCAGCGGCAAAAGTGTATTTATCGTCGGTGCCGATATTACCGAGTTTGGCGGTGCGTTTTCCGCCGGCGCGGAAGGCATCGCCGACCTGATGAACAAGAACAACGAAAACATCAATCGCCTGGAAGATCTGCCGTTCCCGACCGCGGTAGCGATCAATGGTTATGCATTGGGTGGCGGCTTCGAAGTCTGTCTGGGTTGTGATTTCCGGGTGATGGGCGAGCAGGCGAAAGTCGGCCTGCCGGAAGTGAAGCTGGGTCTGATTCCGGGCTGGGGTGGTACCGTTCGTCTGCCTCGCGTGGTAGGTGTGGACGTCGCCGCCGAGTGGATTGCCGCCGGTAAAGAGCAGCGCCCGGATGCGGCGCTCACCGCTCATGCCGTTGATGCAGTTGTGCCGACGGAAAAACTGAAAGACGCAGCGCTGAAGCTGCTCGGTCGCGCCATCTCTGGCGAACTGGATTACACCGCCCGTCGCGAAGTCAAAAAATCCCCGATCCCGCTGAACGACACCGAAGCGCTGATGGCTTTCTTCACCACCAAGGCGTTTGTGGGCCAGCAGGCGGGTCGCAACTATCCCTCCCCGGTCAACGCTGTGACCTCCATCGAGCAGGGCTACAAGCTGGGCCGTGATGAAGCGCTCAAGATTGAGCAGCAACAGTTCATCGCCAGCGCTCAGACCGAAACCGCCAAATCGCTGGTGGGCCTGTTCCTGAGGGATCAGATGATCGGCAAGGTCGCGAAGAGTTGGGAAAAGAAAGCCGACAAGAAAATCGAGCGTGCTGCTGTACTGGGTGCGGGCATCATGGGTGGCGGTATCGCCTACCAGTCCGCCTACAAGGGCACCGCGATCAAGATGAAGGACATCAACCAGGCCGGTATCGACCTCGGTCTGAAAGAAGCCAGCAAGCTGCTGTCCAATATGGTTGAGCGCGGTCGCATGGGCGCGCGTGAAATGGGTGAGGTGCTCAATCGTATCGAGCCAACCCTGAGCTACGACGGTTTCGACAATGTGGACGTTGTGGTTGAAGCCGTGGTGGAAAACCCGAAGGTAAAACACGCGGTCCTGAAAGAGGTGGAAAGCAAAGTCTCTGAAGATACCGTGATCGCCTCCAACACGTCGACGATTTCCATCGACACCCTGGCGGAACCTCTTTCCCGTCCGGAAAATTTCCTCGGCATGCACTTCTTCAACCCGGTGCACAAAATGCCGCTGGTGGAAGTTATCCGCGGTGAAAAGACGTCAGAAAAGGCGGTTGCTCGTGTCGTGGCCTATGCCAACAAAATGGGCAAAAAGGCGATCGTTGTGCGCGATTGCCCCGGATTCCTGGTGAACCGCGTACTGTTCCCGTACTTCGCCGGCTTCGCCATGCTGGTGCGCGATGGCGCCGACTTCCAGCAGGTCGACAAGGTCATGGAGCGCTGGGGCTGGCCGATGGGTCCGGCTTACCTGATGGATGTGGTCGGTATCGACACCGGTGTGCATGCGGAAAAAGTGATGGCGGAAGGCTTCCCCGAGCGTATGGGTAAAACCTTTACCGCTGCTTCTGATGTCATGTATGAAGCTGGTCGCTATGGCCAGAAAAACGGCAAGGGCTTCTACGTTTACGAAGAAGACAAAAAAGGTCGCCCGAAAAAAGTGGCCTCGGAAGAAACCTACGAGCTGCTTAAGCCGCACGTCGCGGATCGCCGTGAATTTGAAAACGATGAGATCGTTGCGCGCATGATGGTGCCGATGGCGACCGAGCTGGCTCGCTGTCTGGAAGAGGGGATCGTCGATTCGCCGGCAGAGGCAGATATGGCGCTGATCTACGGTATTGGCTTCCCGCCCTTCCGCGGCGGTATTTTTGCCTGGCTGGACAGCATCGGCCTGGATAACTTCGTGAAGATGGCTGATCAATACAGTGATCTGGGCGAGCTGTACAAGCCCACCGAAGGTATGCGCGAAATGGCTGCCAATGGCAAAACCTACTACGGCGACAAGTAA